A genomic region of Paroedura picta isolate Pp20150507F chromosome 4, Ppicta_v3.0, whole genome shotgun sequence contains the following coding sequences:
- the GTPBP3 gene encoding 5-taurinomethyluridine-[tRNA] synthase subunit GTPB3, mitochondrial isoform X1: MWLPGVSRLCLGRRGRVLGRWCSQAAERDTIFALSSGRGKCGVAVIRTSGPSSRLALLRLTGTEELPLSRSAALRRIYDPQSSEMLDRGLVVWFPGPGSFTGEDVAEFHVHGGLAVVSGVLNALGALPHLRQADPGEFTKRAFQNGKLDLTEVEGLGDLIHAETEGQRRQALRQMEGDLGRLYQHWSDALTKALAHIEAYIDFSEDDNIEEGVLSQVEATVALLEKELTVHLQDGRRGERLRDGVRVTIAGPTNAGKSSLLNHLCQKPAAIVSPVAGTTRDVVEAALNIGGFPVVLSDTAGLRETDSDIEKEGMIRARERVCSADLILAVLDAAEMAPQPDQLLTALQGILLPAQPDGAQPTLLVLNKSDLLSEQDRARLLGACGQADLPPVCLLSCKTREGLPRFLDTFSQQLSRMCGDPLLGSPSPTQARHRLSLTKCLGALGCFGRHRNLDLALAAEDLRQARRFLGQLTGQVGAEEILTLIFKDFCIGK, from the exons ATGTGGCTCCCGGGTGTTTCCCGGCTCTGCTTGGGAAGAAGAGGCCGCGTCCTTGGCAG GTGGTGCAGCCAGGCTGCCGAGAGGGACACCATTTTCGCCTTGTCTTCTGGCCGAGGGAAGTGTGGCGTGGCTGTGATCCGAACCAGCGGCCCTTCCAGCCGCCTGGCCTTGCTCCGCCTGACGGGGACAGAGGAGCTGCCGCTTTCGCGATCCGCTGCCTTGCGCCGGATCTATGACCCCCAATCCTCGGAAATGCTGGACCGTGGACTTGTTGTGTGGTTCCCAG GGCCGGGCAGTTTCACGGGGGAGGACGTGGCAGAATTCCATGTCCACGGTGGCCTAGCTGTGGTGAGCGGAGTTCTGAACGCGTTGG GAGCCCTCCCTCACCTGCGCCAGGCAGACCCTGGAGAGTTTACCAAGCGGGCCTTCCAGAACGGGAAACTCGACCTGACGGAGGTTGAGGGGCTGGGGGACCTGATCCATGCAGAGACAGAAGGCCAGCGTCGGCAGGCCTTGCGCCAGATGGAGGGTGACCTGGGCAGGCTCTATCAGCACTGGAGTGATGCTCTCACCAAG gcCCTCGCCCACATAGAAGCCTACATCGACTTCAGCGAAGACGACAACATTGAAGAGGGGGTTCTTTCCCAAG TGGAGGCCACAGTGGCGCTTCTGGAGAAGGAGCTGACGGTGCATCTGCAGGACGGCCGGCGTGGGGAGAGGCTGCGGGATGGAGTCCGCGTCACGATCGCTGGGCCAACCAATGCCGGCAAAAGCAGCCTTCTCAACCACCTAT GCCAGAAGCCGGCAGCCATTGTCTCCCCTGTGGCAGGGACCACCCGGGACGTGGTGGAGGCGGCACTGAACATTGGGGGGTTCCCGGTGGTGCTGAGCGACACGGCGGGTCTGCGGGAGACTGACAGCGACATTGAGAAGGAGGGCATGATCCGAGCTCGTGAGAG GGTTTGTAGCGCTGACCTCATCCTAGCTGTGCTGGATGCCGCAGAAATGGCCCCACAGCCTGACCAGCTGCTGACCGCTCTGCAGGGCATCTTGTTGCCTGCCCAGCCGGACGGGGCTCAGCCGACCCTGCTGGTGCTGAACAAATCCGATCTGCTCAGTGAGCAGGACCGAGCCAGACTCCTGGGAGCCTGTGGCCAAGCGGACCTCCCTCCTGTTTGCCTGCTGTCCTGCAAAACCAGAGAAGGACTCCCCCGGTTCCTGGACACATTCAGCCAACAGCTGAGCCGCAT gTGTGGTGACCCCCTGCTGGGCTCCCCCAGCCCCACACAGGCACGCCACCGGCTCAGCCTAACCAAGTGCTTGGGGGCCTTGGGCTGCTTTGGCCGGCACCGGAACCTGGATCTGGCCCTAGCCGCTGAGGACCTGCGCCAGGCCCGCCGATTCCTCGGGCAACTGACCGGGCAGGTGGGGGCCGAGGAGATCCTGACTCTCATCTTCAAGGACTTCTGCATTGGAAAGTGA
- the GTPBP3 gene encoding 5-taurinomethyluridine-[tRNA] synthase subunit GTPB3, mitochondrial isoform X2 encodes MWLPGVSRLCLGRRGRVLGRWCSQAAERDTIFALSSGRGKCGVAVIRTSGPSSRLALLRLTGTEELPLSRSAALRRIYDPQSSEMLDRGLVVWFPGALPHLRQADPGEFTKRAFQNGKLDLTEVEGLGDLIHAETEGQRRQALRQMEGDLGRLYQHWSDALTKALAHIEAYIDFSEDDNIEEGVLSQVEATVALLEKELTVHLQDGRRGERLRDGVRVTIAGPTNAGKSSLLNHLCQKPAAIVSPVAGTTRDVVEAALNIGGFPVVLSDTAGLRETDSDIEKEGMIRARERVCSADLILAVLDAAEMAPQPDQLLTALQGILLPAQPDGAQPTLLVLNKSDLLSEQDRARLLGACGQADLPPVCLLSCKTREGLPRFLDTFSQQLSRMCGDPLLGSPSPTQARHRLSLTKCLGALGCFGRHRNLDLALAAEDLRQARRFLGQLTGQVGAEEILTLIFKDFCIGK; translated from the exons ATGTGGCTCCCGGGTGTTTCCCGGCTCTGCTTGGGAAGAAGAGGCCGCGTCCTTGGCAG GTGGTGCAGCCAGGCTGCCGAGAGGGACACCATTTTCGCCTTGTCTTCTGGCCGAGGGAAGTGTGGCGTGGCTGTGATCCGAACCAGCGGCCCTTCCAGCCGCCTGGCCTTGCTCCGCCTGACGGGGACAGAGGAGCTGCCGCTTTCGCGATCCGCTGCCTTGCGCCGGATCTATGACCCCCAATCCTCGGAAATGCTGGACCGTGGACTTGTTGTGTGGTTCCCAG GAGCCCTCCCTCACCTGCGCCAGGCAGACCCTGGAGAGTTTACCAAGCGGGCCTTCCAGAACGGGAAACTCGACCTGACGGAGGTTGAGGGGCTGGGGGACCTGATCCATGCAGAGACAGAAGGCCAGCGTCGGCAGGCCTTGCGCCAGATGGAGGGTGACCTGGGCAGGCTCTATCAGCACTGGAGTGATGCTCTCACCAAG gcCCTCGCCCACATAGAAGCCTACATCGACTTCAGCGAAGACGACAACATTGAAGAGGGGGTTCTTTCCCAAG TGGAGGCCACAGTGGCGCTTCTGGAGAAGGAGCTGACGGTGCATCTGCAGGACGGCCGGCGTGGGGAGAGGCTGCGGGATGGAGTCCGCGTCACGATCGCTGGGCCAACCAATGCCGGCAAAAGCAGCCTTCTCAACCACCTAT GCCAGAAGCCGGCAGCCATTGTCTCCCCTGTGGCAGGGACCACCCGGGACGTGGTGGAGGCGGCACTGAACATTGGGGGGTTCCCGGTGGTGCTGAGCGACACGGCGGGTCTGCGGGAGACTGACAGCGACATTGAGAAGGAGGGCATGATCCGAGCTCGTGAGAG GGTTTGTAGCGCTGACCTCATCCTAGCTGTGCTGGATGCCGCAGAAATGGCCCCACAGCCTGACCAGCTGCTGACCGCTCTGCAGGGCATCTTGTTGCCTGCCCAGCCGGACGGGGCTCAGCCGACCCTGCTGGTGCTGAACAAATCCGATCTGCTCAGTGAGCAGGACCGAGCCAGACTCCTGGGAGCCTGTGGCCAAGCGGACCTCCCTCCTGTTTGCCTGCTGTCCTGCAAAACCAGAGAAGGACTCCCCCGGTTCCTGGACACATTCAGCCAACAGCTGAGCCGCAT gTGTGGTGACCCCCTGCTGGGCTCCCCCAGCCCCACACAGGCACGCCACCGGCTCAGCCTAACCAAGTGCTTGGGGGCCTTGGGCTGCTTTGGCCGGCACCGGAACCTGGATCTGGCCCTAGCCGCTGAGGACCTGCGCCAGGCCCGCCGATTCCTCGGGCAACTGACCGGGCAGGTGGGGGCCGAGGAGATCCTGACTCTCATCTTCAAGGACTTCTGCATTGGAAAGTGA